Proteins from one Armatimonadota bacterium genomic window:
- a CDS encoding phosphodiester glycosidase family protein, giving the protein MQYKKIGFIILAILALGTAAISEPVVKDVADGVTLYQDITTQPEPHITNVVKVDLANPAVHVKAAIGKDVVMDTSPNKGREIVSSITARKGAVVGINADFFPFTGDPNGICISDGELISEPAKGRAAFGILRDGHAVFDIPSFDATLTFSSGVSRQIDGINRARETNQLVVYTPTYGESTLSKYKGTDVVATTDELPVRAGCTLNLTVTEIKTDALDTKIPKNGVVLSAGGPAASFLASNVAVGDKLRIVFNIKSACGVDWMQVDQAVGGGPWLVKDGNVYLDYRAEDFKPDFARTTHPRTAIGVTADNKLLLVTVDGRQSLSTGLPLQKLAEAMKILGACQAINLDGGGSTTLSIRGTVVNSPSGGAVAGNPYEGSERSVADMLLVNVDKKTAPPELLKLKISGIGKEITSGEKTQLYLTWGDDDQMLTEEQLSRVVWGSTKGIGFIDQKGFFNPIRMRTGTIDAFYGSQKASIPVMVVGGPPAKIDVAAVNDKLDPRRTKVKITVSDLNGNFLANIDLALTVTGGIASSSAGKTDNNGTYSTDVVWDITEKRIIKAAVGDLTSEISVPNGN; this is encoded by the coding sequence ATGCAATATAAAAAGATCGGGTTTATAATTCTCGCGATTCTTGCGCTTGGCACTGCAGCGATCTCCGAGCCGGTAGTCAAAGATGTCGCGGACGGAGTCACGCTCTACCAGGACATTACCACACAGCCGGAACCGCATATTACAAATGTGGTCAAAGTAGACCTTGCAAACCCGGCAGTCCATGTCAAAGCGGCAATAGGCAAGGATGTAGTTATGGATACTTCCCCGAATAAAGGCCGCGAGATAGTAAGCTCGATAACTGCACGCAAGGGAGCAGTTGTCGGGATCAACGCCGATTTCTTTCCATTTACCGGAGACCCAAATGGAATATGCATATCCGACGGCGAGCTTATCAGCGAACCCGCAAAAGGCAGGGCAGCTTTCGGCATACTTAGAGATGGACATGCGGTCTTCGATATTCCCAGCTTCGATGCAACTCTCACTTTTTCCAGCGGTGTAAGCAGGCAGATAGACGGCATCAACCGCGCCAGAGAGACAAACCAGTTGGTAGTCTATACACCTACATACGGCGAAAGCACCCTGTCCAAGTACAAAGGCACGGATGTAGTCGCTACAACTGACGAATTGCCGGTGCGTGCCGGCTGCACCCTAAACCTGACTGTGACCGAGATTAAAACAGATGCCCTGGACACAAAAATTCCAAAAAACGGTGTAGTTCTATCGGCAGGCGGACCGGCGGCTTCGTTTTTGGCAAGCAATGTGGCTGTGGGTGATAAGCTCCGAATAGTCTTCAATATTAAAAGCGCCTGTGGTGTCGATTGGATGCAGGTGGATCAGGCAGTAGGCGGAGGGCCGTGGCTGGTTAAGGACGGCAATGTATATTTGGATTACAGAGCGGAAGATTTCAAGCCTGATTTTGCCAGAACAACCCATCCGCGCACGGCGATCGGAGTGACCGCAGACAACAAACTCTTACTGGTGACGGTCGACGGAAGACAATCGTTGAGCACTGGGCTACCACTGCAAAAGCTTGCTGAAGCGATGAAGATACTTGGCGCATGCCAGGCGATCAACCTGGACGGTGGAGGCTCGACCACACTTTCGATACGCGGGACTGTAGTCAACAGCCCGTCCGGCGGCGCTGTCGCCGGCAATCCATATGAAGGTAGTGAGCGGTCTGTCGCCGATATGCTGTTGGTGAATGTCGATAAAAAGACCGCTCCGCCTGAGCTTCTCAAGCTGAAGATCAGCGGGATTGGAAAAGAAATAACATCAGGCGAGAAAACACAGCTCTACTTGACCTGGGGCGACGATGATCAGATGCTTACGGAAGAACAGCTTTCCCGAGTGGTGTGGGGGAGCACAAAAGGAATAGGCTTCATTGATCAAAAAGGCTTCTTTAATCCGATCAGGATGCGCACCGGAACAATCGACGCATTTTACGGTTCTCAAAAAGCTAGCATTCCGGTCATGGTTGTCGGCGGGCCGCCGGCAAAAATTGATGTCGCCGCAGTGAATGACAAACTTGATCCACGGCGGACTAAGGTCAAAATCACTGTGTCCGATCTGAACGGCAACTTCCTTGCGAATATTGATCTTGCTTTGACGGTCACGGGCGGAATCGCGAGCAGCAGTGCCGGGAAGACTGATAATAACGGCACATATTCGACAGACGTTGTGTGGGACATAACCGAGAAGCGGATCATAAAGGCGGCGGTAGGCGATTTGACCAGCGAAATATCAGTTCCTAATGGAAATTAG
- a CDS encoding beta galactosidase jelly roll domain-containing protein produces MLRKLSVTTVLCIAFGACATFLWSAQNPYAGKKLIEYGWDVPDTVFVNKNISEMEKVPFDGLVISVRDLQGCMITGNVWTTKKFKPEEYNHAINDLKATNFKRFTDNFIQVFASFPYVDWYDPNWSTVAYNAACLAKVAKQGGCKGIMLDCEHYGGTMDIWKYDDAKQKLHTIDEYKAMVRQRGREFIRAINKEYPDITILSLFAYSFSHVDKRGYVLLPAFFDGMCEAASPGTIIIDGCENTYGHIAADVFSKARQNLKSNVKMKETAVPDAYAKHMRVGFAAFPDYATGTGANDRKWYADDYTRNAYSPDAFRTSLANAMKYSDKYVWVYSERLRWWGTNNIPANAQKAYINVLSLAKSGPAPGKFPDRLATKPVRACDLPGYDDNTTFAKFKSTMTEVFDFPKAGWRFKHDDNKVGKKDGWYAPDLDDSSWRTISIGKFWHEEDTDYQGAAWYRIKFTAPSVEKGKRVFLVVGAADESAWIWLNGKFIGAHDIDPDEGWDVPFAFDVTSQLKPNQENVVAVEVLNRALAGGLWKSIKLMTK; encoded by the coding sequence ATGTTGCGCAAATTATCGGTCACGACAGTCCTCTGTATTGCTTTTGGCGCATGCGCCACGTTCTTATGGTCGGCTCAGAATCCTTATGCAGGGAAAAAGCTGATCGAATACGGCTGGGATGTGCCGGACACTGTTTTCGTGAACAAAAATATCAGTGAAATGGAAAAAGTTCCGTTCGACGGTCTGGTAATCTCAGTCAGAGACCTGCAGGGATGTATGATAACCGGAAATGTCTGGACAACAAAGAAATTCAAACCCGAAGAATATAACCATGCAATAAACGATCTCAAAGCGACAAACTTCAAGCGTTTTACAGACAACTTCATTCAGGTATTTGCGTCATTCCCATATGTAGACTGGTATGATCCCAACTGGTCAACTGTCGCATATAACGCTGCATGCCTGGCAAAGGTGGCAAAGCAGGGCGGATGCAAAGGCATCATGCTCGACTGCGAGCACTATGGCGGCACAATGGACATCTGGAAATACGATGACGCAAAACAAAAATTGCATACTATCGATGAATATAAAGCAATGGTCAGGCAGCGCGGAAGAGAATTTATCAGAGCGATCAATAAGGAATACCCTGATATAACCATACTGTCTCTGTTTGCATACAGCTTCTCTCACGTAGACAAAAGGGGATATGTCCTGCTGCCCGCTTTTTTTGACGGCATGTGCGAGGCCGCTTCTCCCGGTACAATCATAATCGACGGCTGCGAAAACACTTACGGCCACATCGCCGCAGACGTCTTCAGCAAAGCAAGACAGAACCTGAAATCTAATGTGAAGATGAAAGAGACGGCAGTGCCTGATGCTTATGCAAAGCATATGCGCGTCGGTTTTGCAGCATTTCCCGACTATGCAACCGGGACAGGGGCCAACGACCGTAAGTGGTATGCGGACGATTATACAAGAAACGCGTATTCTCCAGATGCGTTCAGGACGTCACTGGCGAATGCAATGAAGTATTCCGACAAATATGTCTGGGTCTACTCAGAGCGGCTCAGATGGTGGGGCACAAATAATATCCCTGCCAATGCACAAAAGGCTTACATAAATGTCCTTTCCCTTGCCAAATCAGGGCCTGCGCCCGGCAAGTTTCCCGACCGACTTGCAACAAAACCTGTGCGTGCATGTGATTTGCCCGGCTATGATGACAATACAACCTTTGCAAAGTTCAAATCAACAATGACTGAAGTGTTCGATTTTCCGAAAGCCGGCTGGCGGTTTAAGCATGATGATAATAAGGTCGGAAAAAAGGACGGGTGGTACGCTCCTGATTTGGATGATTCATCCTGGAGAACAATCAGCATAGGCAAATTCTGGCATGAAGAGGATACTGACTATCAGGGAGCCGCGTGGTACAGGATCAAGTTCACTGCTCCTTCGGTTGAAAAAGGCAAACGGGTATTTCTTGTAGTCGGTGCAGCCGATGAGTCGGCGTGGATATGGTTGAACGGAAAGTTTATTGGAGCGCATGATATCGATCCCGACGAGGGTTGGGATGTGCCGTTTGCATTTGATGTTACTTCCCAGTTAAAGCCGAACCAGGAAAATGTCGTTGCAGTAGAAGTTCTTAACCGTGCGCTTGCGGGAGGACTTTGGAAATCGATTAAATTGATGACTAAATAA
- a CDS encoding transglutaminase domain-containing protein encodes MSTRNIRVIAFSICLAALFCAICADAFCAESRFGQIDEYVARTPASAKKSINSLADYLIKPAGSDVEKARAIFSWITHNINFDMDAYDSGIYGDQSPATVLKTRTAVCDGYSNLFNALAKRAGVESVTIDGCSRGRDYQVGSTFTRNDHSWNAVKIDGSWRLLDCIWGAGYIDGDRKFVRKPRDYYFLTDPTAFVYDHFPQNPSWQLLDKPITKSEFESLVYIRPAFFSYNLKLASNLQGTINCGNSCSVELVSPDDVLLAAEVKRGEVNAPGASVFVQRDSSRVCVNAIFPTAGEYILRLYAKRADAPGNYDWAADYCVKANPQTSDNDAFPTAFETFHQKNAHLYEPMRGCLKSGSTQTFRITAPEALAVAVIIDGKWVNLQKTGSLFEGQALIRGNDVQVAAMFPGNRNYLVLLKYTVT; translated from the coding sequence ATGAGCACAAGAAATATACGAGTGATTGCTTTCTCGATTTGCCTGGCGGCGCTGTTTTGCGCAATATGTGCTGATGCATTTTGCGCTGAGTCCCGCTTTGGTCAGATCGATGAATATGTAGCTCGAACTCCTGCCAGTGCGAAAAAGTCGATAAACAGCCTTGCTGATTATCTTATAAAGCCGGCCGGCAGCGACGTTGAAAAGGCTCGGGCGATTTTTTCGTGGATCACCCACAATATAAACTTCGACATGGATGCTTATGACTCAGGCATTTATGGCGATCAGAGCCCTGCAACAGTGCTGAAGACACGAACGGCAGTCTGCGACGGATATTCAAATCTCTTCAATGCGCTCGCGAAAAGAGCAGGCGTTGAGTCTGTAACGATAGACGGTTGCTCTCGAGGCAGAGACTACCAAGTAGGTTCGACATTCACCAGGAACGACCACAGTTGGAATGCTGTAAAGATAGATGGGTCATGGCGCTTGCTTGATTGCATCTGGGGCGCGGGATATATCGACGGTGATCGCAAATTTGTTCGTAAGCCAAGGGATTACTACTTCCTTACCGATCCTACAGCATTCGTATATGACCATTTTCCTCAAAACCCGTCATGGCAGCTCCTGGATAAGCCGATCACCAAGTCCGAGTTTGAGAGCCTGGTATATATAAGGCCAGCGTTTTTTAGTTACAATCTCAAGCTTGCCAGTAATTTACAAGGGACCATAAATTGCGGCAACTCCTGCTCGGTGGAATTGGTATCTCCGGATGATGTGCTGCTTGCGGCGGAGGTAAAGCGGGGAGAGGTAAATGCCCCAGGCGCATCCGTCTTTGTGCAGCGAGACAGCAGTCGTGTTTGCGTAAACGCAATTTTTCCGACAGCAGGTGAATATATTCTACGCCTATATGCCAAGCGTGCTGATGCTCCGGGCAATTATGATTGGGCAGCGGACTACTGCGTAAAGGCAAATCCTCAGACGAGTGACAATGATGCATTCCCGACTGCGTTTGAGACATTCCATCAGAAAAATGCTCATCTTTACGAGCCTATGCGCGGCTGTCTGAAGTCAGGCTCCACCCAGACGTTTAGGATAACCGCACCCGAAGCCCTGGCGGTGGCTGTGATCATTGACGGCAAATGGGTGAATCTGCAAAAGACCGGCAGCTTATTTGAAGGTCAAGCGCTCATTAGAGGCAATGATGTTCAGGTTGCGGCTATGTTCCCGGGAAACCGGAATTACCTGGTATTGCTAAAATACACTGTGACATGA
- a CDS encoding ComF family protein — translation MKALASNLFSGMLDLVYPSYCLACGRADDDYLCAECIEMIDVVGDMYCHKCAMPCEANICADCQNREFSFDFAGSAGLYEGVLRKAIHALKYDMHLAIVEQLADLMIRCYPHRQLNGNVDMVVPIPIHRNRLVERGFNQSEELGRLLCKRISVPLEINALYRIKNTRHQVSLPQDERMLNIKGAFAVQRPDLITGKRVLLVDDVFTTGSTLNEAAKMLKEAGAQSVFVYTLARSF, via the coding sequence ATGAAAGCTTTGGCAAGCAATCTCTTCTCCGGCATGCTTGATCTGGTCTATCCGTCATATTGCCTTGCGTGCGGCAGGGCGGATGACGATTATCTGTGTGCAGAGTGCATAGAGATGATCGATGTCGTCGGCGATATGTACTGCCACAAGTGCGCAATGCCGTGCGAGGCCAATATCTGCGCAGACTGCCAAAATCGAGAATTTTCATTTGACTTCGCCGGCAGCGCCGGTCTATATGAAGGCGTTTTGCGTAAAGCGATCCATGCCCTCAAGTACGATATGCACCTTGCCATAGTCGAGCAGTTGGCTGATCTTATGATCCGCTGCTACCCTCACCGGCAGCTAAACGGCAATGTCGATATGGTCGTCCCGATACCCATTCACCGCAATCGACTGGTAGAGCGCGGGTTCAATCAGTCGGAGGAACTTGGCCGACTGCTTTGTAAGCGTATATCCGTGCCGCTGGAGATCAACGCACTCTACAGAATAAAGAACACACGCCACCAAGTCAGTCTGCCTCAGGATGAACGCATGCTCAATATCAAAGGCGCGTTTGCGGTGCAGCGGCCCGATCTGATCACAGGCAAACGCGTGCTGCTGGTCGATGACGTATTTACAACCGGCAGCACGCTCAATGAAGCTGCTAAAATGCTCAAGGAAGCAGGGGCTCAGTCAGTCTTTGTCTACACTCTTGCCAGAAGCTTCTAG
- a CDS encoding glycoside hydrolase family 2 TIM barrel-domain containing protein: MKKIYDLSKLDWKLSGYTPYVWWLTKSMEVGATPEADVCPISAKVPGSVQGALRDAGIIPDWNEGLNARACEWVENRHWVYKAILPDEMIESGKTYRLRCNGLDYSGWVYLNGQEIDRFEGTYVPHTFDITPAVKESGNILQIVFDMPPRWLGQIGFTSEMTEWKARFNYTWDWVVRLVQIGIWDRICLESVDGAEISELRCYAQADSAKSLGSIKIKGGATGSGGSVQVTLSYNGNELCERSLPAAEFNKNGIDLNDIPVELWWPNGHGSQPLYDLTTKLLDSSGSEQDAITRRVGFKEVTWQPCEGAPAEADPWICVVNGKPIFLQGANWTPIHPNFADTTYEDYRKRLAVYKNLGFNIMRVWGGAILERKWFYDLCDELGIFVWQEFPLSSSGCDNYPPEDEKSIADHEIIARSYIARRQHHVSLLLWCGGNELMYKGTAKPVEFTHPLIKRYKEVVEAQDPTRRMLPTSASGPVEWADPAKFGVGQHWDVHGPWKCEGNLSESWDPMWKNDDAFFRSETGSPSASPVEIIRRSQGNLDAWPVSIDNPLWRRTSLWWIEADQFKAEHNREPNDLEEYVAWSQERQKQALMTVAKACKDRFPRCGGIIIWMGHDCYPCNANTSIIDVDGNPKPAALGLGEIFRAD; encoded by the coding sequence ATGAAAAAGATTTACGACCTGTCAAAACTCGACTGGAAGCTTTCCGGTTACACACCGTATGTATGGTGGCTGACTAAGTCAATGGAGGTCGGCGCAACGCCTGAGGCCGATGTATGTCCGATTTCGGCGAAAGTGCCCGGATCGGTGCAGGGCGCGCTGCGAGATGCGGGCATCATACCCGACTGGAACGAAGGGCTCAACGCGAGAGCATGCGAGTGGGTTGAAAACCGGCACTGGGTGTATAAAGCAATCCTTCCGGATGAAATGATCGAAAGCGGCAAAACATATCGCCTGAGATGCAACGGACTCGACTACTCCGGATGGGTCTATCTCAACGGCCAGGAGATAGATCGGTTTGAAGGCACTTATGTGCCGCATACATTCGACATTACGCCGGCTGTTAAGGAATCCGGCAATATTCTCCAGATAGTGTTTGACATGCCGCCCAGATGGCTCGGGCAGATAGGCTTCACATCTGAGATGACGGAGTGGAAGGCCCGGTTCAATTACACATGGGACTGGGTCGTCAGGCTCGTCCAGATCGGCATATGGGACAGGATCTGCCTGGAATCAGTGGACGGCGCAGAAATATCTGAACTGCGGTGTTATGCTCAAGCTGATTCGGCAAAGTCACTCGGGTCAATAAAGATAAAGGGTGGGGCGACCGGCAGCGGAGGGTCCGTGCAGGTTACTCTTTCATATAACGGAAATGAACTCTGCGAAAGAAGCTTACCTGCGGCTGAGTTTAATAAAAACGGCATCGATCTGAACGATATACCTGTGGAGCTGTGGTGGCCCAACGGGCATGGTAGCCAGCCACTTTACGATCTCACGACCAAGCTGCTGGATTCAAGTGGATCGGAACAGGACGCCATTACACGGCGAGTAGGGTTCAAGGAAGTGACATGGCAGCCATGCGAAGGCGCGCCTGCTGAAGCCGATCCATGGATTTGTGTTGTCAATGGCAAACCCATTTTTCTGCAGGGAGCCAACTGGACCCCGATTCACCCCAACTTTGCCGACACTACATATGAAGACTATCGCAAACGTCTGGCAGTCTACAAAAACCTTGGTTTCAACATAATGCGCGTGTGGGGTGGGGCCATACTCGAGAGAAAATGGTTCTACGACTTGTGTGATGAGCTGGGAATTTTCGTGTGGCAGGAGTTTCCACTTTCGTCTTCGGGCTGCGACAACTACCCGCCTGAGGATGAAAAGAGTATCGCTGATCATGAGATCATCGCACGGTCATATATAGCGCGCAGGCAGCATCATGTATCACTTCTGCTGTGGTGCGGCGGCAATGAGCTGATGTATAAAGGCACTGCAAAACCAGTAGAGTTTACTCATCCTTTGATAAAGCGATATAAAGAGGTGGTTGAAGCCCAGGACCCGACAAGGCGAATGCTGCCGACATCGGCAAGCGGGCCTGTTGAGTGGGCCGACCCCGCAAAATTTGGTGTAGGGCAGCACTGGGATGTTCATGGACCATGGAAATGTGAAGGAAATCTTAGCGAGAGCTGGGACCCGATGTGGAAAAACGATGATGCTTTCTTTCGATCGGAGACCGGCTCGCCCAGCGCAAGCCCAGTTGAAATTATCCGCCGATCTCAGGGTAATCTCGACGCATGGCCGGTATCAATCGATAACCCTTTATGGAGAAGAACCTCACTTTGGTGGATTGAGGCCGATCAGTTTAAAGCTGAGCATAATAGGGAGCCGAATGATCTGGAAGAATATGTAGCCTGGAGCCAGGAGCGCCAGAAGCAGGCTCTTATGACGGTGGCAAAGGCTTGCAAGGACAGGTTCCCGCGCTGCGGAGGTATCATAATCTGGATGGGGCACGACTGCTACCCGTGCAATGCAAATACATCCATAATAGATGTCGACGGCAATCCGAAGCCTGCCGCGCTAGGTCTTGGAGAGATATTCAGGGCAGACTAG
- a CDS encoding uroporphyrinogen decarboxylase family protein: MTPKERMLIAMQNGKPDHVPCAPDISTMIPMRLLGKPFWETEMEWNPPLWKAYVEAIKYFGIDGWFTYGDLSLRCDDKNKYEQKVVSRDNERIVTAYKCETPAGVLTSETTFFVADSASPTEKPIKDIKQDFDKLRYLYPDILDSDTTRLEEMRAELGDLGALGVPISYPGFQIWFTLVQSGLEGLTYAYMDHPDLIEEWRVMEEKRSLRMMELALDAKPDFILLAGSGSITLQSPTIFRELCVPTIKKMTAMAKQAGIPTMIHSCGKERVLIEILAEESDLNCVNPLEIPPMGDCELAEIKRDFGHRFALMGNIHTTDVMLNGSVEDVERVARKCIDDAAEGGGFILSTGDQCGRDTPDENIFKLVEVCKSYGRYD; the protein is encoded by the coding sequence ATGACACCTAAAGAGCGGATGCTCATTGCAATGCAAAACGGCAAGCCGGACCACGTACCTTGCGCGCCTGACATATCGACCATGATCCCTATGCGCCTGCTCGGCAAGCCGTTCTGGGAGACCGAGATGGAGTGGAACCCTCCGCTCTGGAAAGCATATGTCGAGGCCATCAAATACTTCGGGATAGACGGCTGGTTCACATATGGTGATCTCAGCCTCAGATGCGACGACAAGAACAAGTACGAGCAGAAAGTGGTCAGCCGGGACAACGAGCGGATAGTGACGGCATATAAGTGCGAGACTCCGGCAGGCGTCTTGACCTCCGAGACCACATTCTTTGTGGCCGATTCCGCATCTCCCACCGAAAAGCCGATTAAGGATATTAAGCAGGATTTCGACAAGCTCAGATACCTCTATCCTGACATTCTTGACTCGGATACGACACGGCTGGAGGAGATGCGCGCCGAACTCGGCGATCTTGGCGCACTCGGCGTGCCTATCTCATACCCGGGCTTTCAGATATGGTTTACTCTGGTCCAGAGCGGTCTGGAGGGTCTTACGTATGCTTACATGGATCATCCCGATCTTATCGAGGAGTGGCGGGTAATGGAAGAGAAGCGGTCATTGCGCATGATGGAGCTGGCGCTGGATGCTAAACCCGATTTTATACTGCTGGCGGGCAGCGGAAGTATCACTTTGCAGTCTCCGACTATCTTTAGGGAGCTGTGCGTGCCGACGATCAAGAAGATGACTGCAATGGCAAAGCAGGCCGGAATCCCGACTATGATCCACAGTTGCGGCAAGGAGAGGGTGCTTATAGAGATACTCGCCGAGGAATCCGACCTCAACTGTGTGAACCCTCTGGAGATACCGCCAATGGGTGACTGTGAGCTTGCCGAGATCAAGCGCGACTTCGGGCACAGGTTTGCGCTGATGGGCAATATTCACACCACCGACGTTATGCTCAACGGCAGTGTGGAAGACGTCGAGAGAGTTGCCAGGAAGTGTATTGATGACGCAGCGGAAGGGGGCGGCTTCATCCTTTCGACGGGAGACCAGTGCGGCAGGGATACACCAGACGAGAATATCTTTAAGCTGGTAGAGGTCTGCAAGAGCTACGGACGGTACGACTGA
- a CDS encoding site-2 protease family protein gives MGGVKLGRLFGFEISIDWSWLLIFFLVVYTLASGYFPHFYPDLDVATSWGMGVLAALLLFASVLVHELSHSVVSRKYGTPVKGITLFLFGGVSQMSDEPKSAREEFWMAIVGPMTSFALAVFFYLLGGIGEGSEWPMPIVAVLGYLAFINLLLGAFNLVPGFPLDGGRVLRSIIWGATNDLTKATQWASYSGQGFGYAMMAFGFFMILGGNLIGGLWLIFIGWFLTGAARQSYEQLLIRRALSGVRIDQVMTTDVPEIPAGLSVRQFVDEQLLRHEYSCYPVMADEKVVGVIGAEEVRTVPSNLWNMTRVGDIMHRIDGEYEVTSEDDAWVALTRLSTENVCRLMVVEGDHLKGTVGRDSVFRLIQTKLRLGM, from the coding sequence ATGGGCGGGGTGAAATTAGGCCGGCTGTTCGGCTTTGAGATAAGCATAGACTGGTCATGGCTGCTGATCTTCTTTCTGGTCGTCTACACTCTGGCAAGCGGATACTTTCCGCACTTCTACCCGGACCTCGATGTCGCCACCAGTTGGGGGATGGGAGTGCTGGCGGCTCTGCTGCTTTTTGCGTCTGTGCTGGTGCACGAACTCAGCCACAGCGTGGTCTCAAGAAAATACGGCACTCCGGTTAAGGGAATTACGCTCTTTTTATTCGGTGGAGTATCGCAGATGAGCGATGAGCCCAAATCAGCTCGGGAAGAATTCTGGATGGCGATAGTCGGTCCCATGACGAGCTTTGCGCTGGCAGTGTTCTTTTACCTGCTGGGCGGGATAGGCGAAGGGTCAGAATGGCCCATGCCTATAGTCGCAGTGCTGGGTTATCTGGCATTCATTAATCTCCTGCTGGGTGCCTTTAACCTCGTCCCTGGATTTCCTCTTGACGGCGGGCGTGTGCTGCGCTCGATCATATGGGGCGCTACAAACGACCTTACCAAGGCGACGCAGTGGGCGTCATATTCCGGTCAGGGATTCGGTTATGCGATGATGGCCTTTGGATTCTTTATGATCCTGGGCGGCAACCTGATAGGCGGGCTGTGGTTGATCTTCATAGGCTGGTTTCTCACCGGCGCGGCCAGGCAAAGTTATGAGCAGCTTCTCATACGGCGGGCGCTCTCGGGCGTGCGAATAGATCAGGTAATGACAACAGACGTCCCGGAGATACCGGCCGGTTTGAGCGTGAGACAGTTTGTAGACGAGCAGCTTCTGCGGCATGAGTATTCGTGTTATCCGGTTATGGCGGATGAAAAGGTCGTAGGTGTGATAGGAGCGGAAGAGGTGCGGACTGTGCCGTCCAACCTGTGGAATATGACCAGGGTGGGCGACATCATGCACCGCATTGACGGCGAATATGAAGTGACCTCCGAAGACGATGCATGGGTTGCGCTGACCAGGTTAAGCACTGAAAATGTCTGCAGACTGATGGTGGTAGAAGGCGATCACCTAAAGGGCACTGTCGGGCGCGACTCTGTCTTCAGGCTCATTCAGACTAAGCTCAGGCTGGGGATGTGA
- a CDS encoding MFS transporter, which produces MPYYRRNLYVLSITIFLAAASWNQIVPFLPLFLKQMKVGHNLLAWVGIVFAAQSIAAIIALPFWGKLGDSYGRKTMVIRAGFCLSAVYFGMSISTVPWHLALCRFLNGALTGFIPGSITLIATNTPEEYAPRSVATAQTASAAGLIIGPAIGGLLAAAVGYRGAMQISGIVDLIATLLVWRLVQEPKKPVALEKTSLLQDFETAFKSPVQVAILFAVFLAWVFGNAINPYLPLHLGNLGVKEWLVGIVFSLPAVAFILVAHRWTMLGERIGFERVIIIGLVGGGIFTAMLTIMPNVWMFGLVYFMSGLWVAAVQPSTAALTCTKVDESFRGRAYGIQQSAGTLGALLAPLAAGKIGGIFGLRSIFLATGACLMIGAAVFKWLVDRWRSAIKLNG; this is translated from the coding sequence ATGCCTTATTATCGACGCAATTTATATGTCCTCTCAATTACTATTTTTCTCGCAGCGGCAAGTTGGAATCAGATAGTGCCGTTTTTGCCACTCTTCCTCAAGCAAATGAAAGTGGGCCATAACCTGCTTGCATGGGTCGGCATCGTATTTGCAGCGCAGTCAATCGCGGCAATTATCGCTCTTCCCTTCTGGGGCAAGCTGGGAGACAGTTACGGCCGAAAAACAATGGTTATACGGGCAGGTTTTTGCCTGTCTGCAGTCTATTTCGGCATGAGCATATCCACAGTTCCCTGGCATCTGGCTCTCTGCAGGTTCCTGAACGGTGCTCTGACAGGTTTCATTCCCGGCTCCATTACTCTGATAGCTACAAACACACCCGAAGAATACGCTCCGCGTTCTGTTGCGACTGCCCAGACTGCTTCCGCTGCAGGCTTGATAATCGGTCCGGCAATTGGTGGGCTGCTTGCCGCTGCAGTGGGTTACCGCGGCGCTATGCAGATATCGGGGATAGTTGATTTGATTGCTACACTGCTTGTTTGGCGGCTGGTCCAGGAGCCCAAGAAGCCGGTTGCCCTCGAAAAGACGAGCCTGTTACAGGACTTCGAAACTGCGTTCAAATCACCGGTACAAGTCGCAATCTTGTTCGCAGTTTTTCTGGCATGGGTTTTCGGTAATGCGATCAATCCGTATCTACCGCTTCATTTGGGCAATCTAGGCGTAAAAGAATGGCTAGTGGGAATCGTGTTCTCGCTGCCTGCGGTGGCGTTCATACTTGTCGCCCATAGATGGACCATGCTTGGAGAACGCATCGGCTTTGAGAGGGTGATAATCATTGGGCTTGTAGGCGGCGGAATATTCACAGCCATGCTGACAATAATGCCGAATGTGTGGATGTTTGGACTTGTATATTTCATGAGTGGACTATGGGTGGCTGCGGTCCAGCCCAGTACGGCTGCGCTCACATGTACAAAAGTCGACGAGAGCTTTCGTGGAAGAGCGTATGGTATTCAGCAGTCGGCAGGTACACTGGGCGCTCTACTCGCCCCGCTTGCCGCGGGTAAGATCGGCGGCATATTCGGTCTTCGTTCAATTTTCCTTGCTACCGGAGCCTGCCTGATGATCGGCGCAGCTGTCTTCAAATGGCTAGTGGACAGGTGGAGATCGGCCATCAAACTCAACGGCTAG